One genomic segment of Catalinimonas alkaloidigena includes these proteins:
- a CDS encoding sulfotransferase domain-containing protein produces MKIQFAVIGGQKSGSTYVQSVLAAHPQIYMPEDEVPYFEDPDFQEGGMQKLDALFENVNNELVCGIKRPNLLGSSQYAPRLKATLGQIKLIVMLRDPVVRAVSAYYHYMKDGFLPPLSLSEGMNKILEGDMKAYGRHSEIVEFGLYSKHLKNYLKYFNQDQVLILLYDELKKNKKEVIKKLYRFVGVDESYNPEQVINKTPQKVIYSIPRQSFISLSNPFKYTYNDEKTRCYIKEQHIGDRLACKFVRGVDKLVIAKIFSNKKPQLSKELHASLYSRFHEDIEQLEVLIQKDLSKWKFQLPKTVGIL; encoded by the coding sequence ATGAAAATCCAATTTGCTGTAATCGGAGGGCAGAAATCGGGCTCTACTTATGTTCAAAGTGTGTTAGCAGCACACCCACAAATCTATATGCCAGAAGATGAGGTACCTTACTTTGAAGATCCTGACTTTCAGGAAGGGGGTATGCAAAAGTTAGACGCACTTTTTGAAAATGTAAACAATGAGCTTGTGTGTGGAATCAAACGACCAAATTTATTAGGGAGTTCGCAGTATGCGCCACGTCTTAAAGCAACATTAGGACAAATCAAACTTATTGTGATGCTTCGTGACCCAGTAGTACGAGCTGTATCTGCTTACTACCATTATATGAAGGATGGGTTTTTACCTCCGTTGTCATTGTCTGAAGGGATGAATAAAATTTTAGAAGGTGATATGAAAGCCTACGGTAGACATTCAGAGATTGTAGAATTTGGCCTGTATAGTAAGCACCTCAAAAATTATTTGAAATATTTTAATCAGGATCAGGTGCTTATACTGTTGTATGATGAATTAAAAAAGAATAAAAAAGAAGTGATAAAAAAGCTTTATCGCTTTGTGGGAGTAGATGAGAGTTATAACCCTGAACAGGTTATCAATAAAACTCCTCAAAAAGTAATCTATTCAATTCCCAGACAAAGTTTTATTAGTTTAAGTAATCCATTCAAATACACATACAATGATGAAAAAACACGCTGTTATATAAAAGAGCAGCACATAGGGGATCGTTTAGCTTGTAAGTTTGTTCGGGGGGTAGATAAGTTAGTGATAGCAAAGATATTCAGTAACAAAAAACCTCAGCTAAGTAAGGAGTTACATGCGTCCTTATATTCTCGGTTTCATGAAGATATTGAGCAACTCGAGGTTTTAATACAAAAAGACCTAAGTAAATGGAAATTTCAGCTTCCCAAAACCGTAGGTATTTTGTGA
- a CDS encoding glycosyltransferase has protein sequence MKCSAKEPIFVSVIVPVYNDTERLVLCLEALQNQQKGRLSLRYEVIVIDNNSTEDIKSICEKYHVKYLFEKKRGSYAARNKGIKTAKGEYLAFTDSDCIPNLYWLEKGIAKLIEHPDTGLVGGHIQVFTTNSKQTLGDVFDLAFAFPQHHYVHENHFAATANMFTSKNTFDKVGFFNQDMASGGDYEWGQRVHKAGLAQLFAFDAVVKHPARSSIKAIISKSYRVNRNFNSKYHQPVPSYKQLIKYIFELLAIYIPLFQAYRKTAHARATIKISFYQRIQLFFLLFAIHYVKTFSRIIEWVKLRVSKL, from the coding sequence ATGAAATGTTCTGCTAAAGAACCTATTTTTGTTTCAGTCATTGTTCCTGTCTATAATGATACTGAACGTTTGGTACTATGTCTAGAAGCTTTACAAAACCAACAAAAAGGGCGTTTAAGTCTAAGATATGAAGTAATTGTAATTGATAATAATTCTACTGAAGACATCAAAAGTATCTGTGAAAAATACCATGTGAAATACTTGTTTGAGAAAAAAAGAGGTTCTTATGCAGCGAGGAATAAAGGAATTAAAACAGCTAAAGGCGAGTATCTCGCATTTACAGATTCTGATTGTATTCCTAATTTATACTGGTTAGAAAAAGGTATTGCTAAGTTAATAGAGCACCCAGATACAGGTCTTGTGGGTGGGCATATTCAGGTGTTTACTACCAATAGTAAGCAAACATTAGGGGATGTGTTTGACCTTGCTTTTGCCTTCCCCCAACATCATTATGTACATGAAAATCATTTTGCTGCTACTGCAAATATGTTCACTAGTAAAAATACCTTTGATAAAGTAGGTTTTTTTAATCAGGATATGGCCTCCGGAGGCGATTATGAGTGGGGGCAGAGGGTGCATAAAGCAGGCTTAGCTCAATTATTTGCATTTGATGCTGTGGTTAAACACCCGGCTAGAAGTAGCATCAAAGCTATAATCTCAAAAAGCTACCGTGTAAACAGAAATTTTAACAGCAAATATCATCAGCCTGTACCTTCTTATAAGCAGTTGATCAAATATATTTTTGAACTCCTAGCTATTTACATACCCTTATTCCAGGCTTACAGGAAAACAGCTCATGCAAGAGCTACCATAAAGATTTCTTTTTATCAACGCATTCAACTTTTCTTCCTTCTATTTGCAATACATTATGTAAAGACTTTCTCAAGAATAATCGAATGGGTTAAACTTAGAGTTAGTAAATTATAG
- a CDS encoding GumC family protein encodes MKTSFLEDNLNFKLIIQKCIQKWYYFAVGLIIALGIALIYLKTTTKLYEVKATVKLNDPKTKPQVDSETVAFASLGGSSEIDDEIGMLSSFFMVDKAIGQLDFNTTYYHDNHFLGITDSEEFYKKIKVHFDLSTLQPIGVPVYLSLIDENRVRVRVEAEEVYLYDILGESVSEEPIKALEIEKEISVNDTLRSPHLSFWLDESSLEHMEVGEDYFFMLHSKNNVVKKYYERLSIIKLTEDSNIIEVSTNGSVIEKEEDFINTLINAYIDFDLATKNQHGVRTIRFIDNQLSVVSDSLKDAESTLQDYRTSNNLVDIGIQSERLAKRLSELEVQEEKLRIQYEYYKNMAQYLGQDPNFDNVVAPASVGIDDPLLSSLIIELSNLNREKVSIGYSSNDNNPVLKVINRKIQNARESLKENVDNQIKSTQLGLTEVRRNIQSVERQLNRLPQNERNLVDIQRKFTLNDNIYNYLLQKKAEAGIAIASSVSDKMMVDEARVVDDSPVYPNPVKVLFLAFFAGVFFPLGLILVKDMFNENINSLDDIQRVAEVPVLETVRLEKKHSKKPSLSKDPVVNESFKFSRLHLNRLYGEGTGQIIGITSSIEGEGKTFCTAHLGASFALSGRRTIIISGDLHRPKLNGYFNAHQTPGISDYITDKASFHEVVQQTSVGHLDIISAGSSHFTDPSSLLESKKFQDLLVKLKSTYQYIIVDTPPIGYVADYLFMEPLFDINLLVARQGVTTTPILRTTVEMLLKRKVSNLHVIYNGVSSVADNDYGYRKNIISYHKV; translated from the coding sequence ATGAAAACAAGCTTTTTGGAAGATAACCTTAACTTCAAGCTCATTATTCAAAAATGTATACAAAAATGGTATTATTTCGCAGTTGGCTTGATAATAGCATTAGGTATTGCATTGATTTATCTCAAGACAACTACCAAATTATATGAAGTAAAAGCTACTGTAAAACTAAACGATCCGAAAACTAAACCGCAAGTTGATTCAGAAACTGTGGCTTTTGCAAGTTTAGGGGGTAGCTCAGAAATTGATGATGAAATTGGTATGCTTTCATCCTTTTTTATGGTTGATAAAGCCATTGGTCAATTAGATTTTAACACTACATATTATCATGATAATCATTTTCTAGGTATCACTGACTCGGAAGAGTTTTATAAGAAGATTAAAGTACATTTTGATTTATCTACTTTGCAACCTATAGGGGTTCCAGTCTATTTAAGTTTGATTGATGAAAACCGTGTTCGTGTAAGGGTAGAAGCGGAAGAGGTTTATCTTTATGATATATTGGGCGAGAGTGTAAGCGAAGAACCAATTAAGGCGCTTGAAATAGAAAAAGAAATTTCGGTAAATGATACATTAAGAAGCCCTCATCTAAGCTTTTGGTTAGATGAAAGTAGTCTTGAACACATGGAGGTGGGTGAAGACTATTTTTTTATGCTTCACTCTAAAAATAACGTAGTAAAAAAATATTATGAAAGGCTGAGTATAATCAAGCTTACTGAAGATTCAAATATTATTGAGGTAAGCACCAACGGATCAGTGATTGAAAAAGAGGAAGACTTTATCAATACCTTGATCAATGCATACATTGATTTTGATTTAGCTACAAAAAATCAGCATGGGGTAAGAACTATTCGGTTCATTGATAATCAGCTATCAGTAGTGTCAGATTCGCTCAAAGATGCTGAGAGTACACTACAAGACTACAGGACAAGCAATAATTTGGTTGATATCGGAATCCAGTCAGAAAGGCTTGCTAAAAGACTGAGTGAACTTGAAGTACAAGAAGAGAAGCTTAGGATTCAGTATGAATATTATAAAAACATGGCCCAGTATCTTGGGCAGGATCCAAACTTTGATAATGTAGTAGCCCCTGCTTCAGTAGGTATCGATGACCCTCTTCTTAGTAGTTTAATCATTGAATTATCAAACCTAAATAGGGAAAAGGTATCTATAGGGTATAGTTCCAATGATAACAATCCTGTGCTTAAAGTAATCAATAGAAAGATCCAAAATGCACGTGAATCTTTAAAAGAAAATGTTGACAATCAAATTAAGTCTACACAGCTAGGGTTGACAGAAGTTAGAAGAAACATACAGTCTGTAGAGAGACAGTTAAACCGCTTACCTCAGAATGAACGAAATCTTGTAGATATCCAGAGGAAATTCACATTGAATGATAACATCTATAATTATTTGCTTCAGAAAAAGGCAGAGGCAGGCATTGCAATAGCTTCCAGTGTTAGTGATAAAATGATGGTAGATGAGGCAAGGGTTGTTGACGATAGTCCGGTTTACCCTAATCCTGTTAAAGTGTTATTTCTGGCATTTTTTGCCGGGGTCTTTTTTCCTCTAGGGTTAATCCTTGTGAAGGATATGTTCAATGAAAATATAAATAGCCTTGATGATATTCAAAGAGTCGCAGAAGTTCCTGTATTAGAGACTGTCAGGTTAGAAAAAAAACATTCAAAAAAGCCTTCCCTTTCCAAAGACCCTGTAGTCAATGAGAGCTTTAAATTTTCTCGCCTTCATTTAAACCGTTTGTATGGCGAAGGAACCGGACAAATCATAGGGATTACTTCATCCATAGAAGGAGAAGGTAAAACATTTTGTACTGCTCACCTGGGAGCTTCTTTTGCCCTGTCCGGTCGTAGGACCATCATTATTTCGGGTGACTTGCATCGTCCTAAGCTGAATGGATACTTTAATGCGCATCAAACACCGGGGATTTCAGACTATATAACGGATAAAGCATCTTTTCACGAGGTTGTCCAGCAAACTAGTGTGGGGCATTTAGATATAATAAGCGCGGGCAGTAGTCATTTTACTGACCCTTCTAGTTTACTCGAGAGTAAAAAGTTTCAGGATTTATTAGTAAAGCTCAAATCGACTTACCAGTATATTATCGTAGATACACCACCCATAGGTTATGTAGCTGACTATTTGTTCATGGAGCCGCTTTTCGATATCAATTTATTAGTTGCCAGACAAGGAGTTACCACTACTCCAATTCTTAGAACTACAGTTGAAATGCTTTTGAAAAGAAAAGTCAGTAATCTGCATGTGATCTATAATGGTGTCAGTAGCGTAGCGGATAACGACTATGGTTACAGAAAGAATATTATTTCCTACCATAAGGTATGA
- a CDS encoding flippase translates to MKTLLSKINELKSQLMKSEMLKKVSANMSWLFFERMIMLAVTLAVGVYVARYLGPKYYGILNFAISFIALFIAIANLGLQNVLVKELVEHEDDHNIFMGSAFLMKLLGSIILLIIVFFSSQLMELDASTRIIVFIIGAGLLFKSLDIIGFFFQSEVRSKFEAIARTTSLLSISAIKVILILAEAPLFYFALVYMLEHVITSTVLIIFYMRQGRSITNWRVDKKAVSYLFSECWPIIISGLVVSIHLKVDQVMINQMLGDEDVGYYAAAAKISDVWYFIPTIIMSSVFPVIVKTKNRSERLFGKQLHMLYDAMVILSLSVAIPLTFLSDWLINLLYGPEYILTGKVLSIHIWSAVFGFMNVVRGKWAVIEKQQRFGVFIQGSGAFVNIALNFFLIPAYGIIGAAIATLITVASNVLIAPLFINANYRGQVRIIVSSLNPFSLVPRLSRQIKTALGGKEYQIVK, encoded by the coding sequence ATGAAGACACTTTTGAGCAAAATTAACGAGTTAAAGTCACAGCTGATGAAGAGTGAGATGCTTAAAAAAGTGTCTGCTAATATGTCATGGTTATTTTTTGAACGCATGATTATGTTAGCTGTCACTTTAGCAGTGGGGGTATATGTGGCTCGTTACCTGGGACCTAAATATTATGGCATTCTTAATTTTGCTATTAGCTTTATCGCTCTTTTTATAGCAATTGCCAACTTGGGTTTGCAAAATGTTTTAGTAAAAGAACTGGTAGAGCATGAAGACGATCATAATATTTTTATGGGAAGTGCATTTCTCATGAAATTATTGGGAAGTATCATCCTGCTTATTATCGTTTTCTTTTCTAGCCAACTGATGGAGCTGGATGCCTCCACTAGAATTATTGTTTTTATTATCGGTGCAGGTCTTTTGTTCAAGTCATTAGATATTATTGGCTTTTTCTTTCAATCTGAGGTTCGGTCAAAATTTGAGGCAATCGCCAGGACTACTTCTTTACTGAGTATATCAGCGATCAAAGTTATACTAATATTAGCAGAAGCTCCCCTGTTTTATTTTGCTTTGGTGTACATGCTTGAGCATGTAATTACTTCTACTGTACTCATAATATTTTATATGCGGCAGGGAAGAAGTATCACTAACTGGCGTGTTGATAAGAAAGCTGTTTCCTATTTATTTAGTGAATGCTGGCCAATTATCATATCAGGCTTAGTAGTATCAATCCATCTTAAAGTAGACCAAGTAATGATCAATCAGATGTTAGGGGATGAAGATGTAGGATACTATGCGGCCGCTGCAAAGATATCAGATGTATGGTATTTTATTCCTACCATAATAATGAGTTCAGTATTTCCTGTCATTGTAAAAACAAAAAATAGATCAGAAAGGCTGTTTGGCAAGCAATTACATATGTTATATGATGCCATGGTCATATTATCATTATCTGTAGCCATTCCCTTAACTTTTTTATCAGACTGGTTGATAAACCTGCTTTACGGTCCGGAATACATCTTAACAGGTAAAGTACTATCTATTCATATATGGTCCGCAGTATTTGGTTTTATGAACGTGGTGCGGGGAAAATGGGCTGTAATTGAGAAACAACAAAGGTTTGGAGTGTTTATACAGGGTAGCGGGGCATTTGTTAACATTGCGCTTAACTTTTTTTTGATTCCTGCATATGGAATCATTGGAGCAGCTATAGCAACATTAATTACAGTGGCATCAAATGTTTTAATTGCTCCTTTATTTATTAACGCAAATTATAGAGGACAAGTAAGAATAATAGTGAGCTCACTAAATCCATTTAGCCTTGTGCCCAGACTTTCAAGGCAAATTAAAACAGCACTTGGAGGAAAGGAATATCAAATAGTAAAATGA